Proteins from a genomic interval of Kribbella aluminosa:
- a CDS encoding mannitol dehydrogenase family protein, giving the protein MTRLSLTNLPVAPAVDPNALSVGIVHLGIGAFHRAHQAVVTERAAVATGETRWGITGVSQRSATVRDQLAPQDGLYSVLERGLGDPSIQVIGSVRDVLTAPEDPEAVVARIADPAVSVVTLTVTEKGYRAASDGLNLDDPEIQADLAGRPPRTVIGQLAAALARRDESLTILSCDNLVANGPFLRKLMVDYFDALGKVPPAFEATRFPAGMVDRIVPATTAADRDEAARMLGVRDEAVVVAEPFLQWVIENDFAGPRPAWERGGAVLTADVAPWEQAKLRMLNATHSMLAYLGALRGYETIAEAVRDEELGGLARQLMTDDVIPTLTPPDGLDLPAYGATVLERFENPALKHRTRQVAMDGSVKLPVRMLGTVRDRLTAGAEPHTISLAVAAWMVYVLRTPDLDDPQAPRLQSAVSGITDPTKLVDALLSIDTIFTPDLRDSTVFRDLLTTHTTALLHHL; this is encoded by the coding sequence TTGACCAGGCTGAGTCTCACCAATCTGCCCGTCGCCCCCGCGGTCGACCCGAACGCGTTGTCGGTCGGCATCGTGCACCTCGGGATCGGCGCGTTCCACCGCGCCCACCAGGCCGTCGTCACCGAACGCGCGGCGGTCGCAACCGGCGAGACCCGCTGGGGGATCACCGGGGTGAGCCAACGTTCGGCCACGGTCCGCGACCAGCTCGCGCCCCAGGACGGCCTGTACTCCGTACTCGAACGCGGCCTCGGTGACCCGTCGATCCAGGTGATCGGCAGCGTCCGCGACGTACTGACCGCGCCCGAGGACCCTGAAGCCGTGGTCGCACGGATCGCGGACCCGGCGGTTTCGGTGGTGACGCTGACCGTGACCGAGAAGGGGTACCGGGCCGCGAGCGACGGGCTGAACCTGGACGACCCGGAGATCCAGGCCGACCTGGCCGGCCGCCCGCCGCGGACCGTCATCGGTCAGCTGGCTGCGGCGCTCGCCCGCCGGGACGAATCGTTGACAATCCTCTCCTGCGACAATCTGGTCGCCAACGGCCCGTTCCTGCGGAAGCTGATGGTGGACTACTTCGATGCCCTCGGCAAGGTTCCGCCGGCGTTCGAGGCGACCCGGTTCCCGGCCGGCATGGTCGACCGGATCGTCCCGGCCACCACCGCCGCGGACCGCGACGAGGCCGCCCGGATGCTCGGTGTCCGCGACGAGGCAGTGGTGGTCGCGGAGCCGTTCCTGCAGTGGGTGATCGAGAACGACTTCGCCGGCCCCCGCCCCGCGTGGGAACGCGGCGGCGCGGTCCTCACCGCCGACGTCGCCCCTTGGGAGCAGGCGAAACTCCGGATGCTCAACGCGACCCACTCGATGCTCGCCTACCTCGGCGCCCTCCGCGGCTACGAGACGATCGCCGAGGCGGTCCGCGACGAGGAACTCGGCGGCCTCGCCCGGCAGCTGATGACCGACGACGTGATCCCGACCCTCACCCCACCCGACGGCCTCGACCTCCCGGCGTACGGCGCGACGGTCCTGGAACGCTTCGAGAACCCGGCCCTCAAACACCGCACCCGCCAGGTCGCAATGGACGGCTCCGTCAAACTCCCGGTCCGGATGCTCGGCACCGTCCGCGACCGCCTCACCGCCGGCGCCGAACCGCACACCATCTCGCTCGCAGTCGCCGCCTGGATGGTCTACGTCCTCCGCACCCCCGACCTCGACGACCCCCAGGCCCCCCGCCTGCAATCCGCCGTCTCCGGCATCACCGACCCCACCAAACTGGTCGACGCCCTCCTGTCGATCGACACCATCTTCACCCCCGACCTCCGCGACTCCACCGTCTTCCGCGACCTCCTGACCACCCACACAACCGCCCTCCTCCACCACCTGTAA
- the uxaC gene encoding glucuronate isomerase: MPKALQPHPDRALPAGPARDVARRIHDSTKDLPLLCLHGHVDIGLFATDAPFGDPAELLVVPDHYVTRMLVSQGVSPGKLGLPRRDGKQSAEPREIWREFCANWHLFLGTPSRYWLEHEFAEVLGLTVHPSAETADELYDQIMVRLAEPEFRPRALLDRFNIELISTTDAATDDLAQHAKLAADLPGRVVPTFRPDAVAHVDRDGWPQLVAQLGELADVDTTTYDGFLQALRQRRRKFIEAGARATDHGHLTAAAVPLGDDQAARIYAAALHNEVKPEDAAAFAGHMLYQFATMSAEDGLVMQLHPGVLRDHDPAIFATYGPDQGHDIPVATEFTRSLRPLLERFGHADGFRLVLFTVDETVYSRELAPLAGVYPAVRLGAPWWFLDSPDGMRRFRELVTETAGFYNMSGFVDDTRAYLSIPARHDLARRIDAGYLANLVVQHRLDEDDALQVAKALAYDLAKDTYLSNR; this comes from the coding sequence ATGCCGAAGGCCCTGCAGCCCCATCCGGACCGTGCCCTGCCGGCCGGCCCGGCGCGTGACGTCGCGCGCCGGATCCACGACTCGACGAAGGACCTGCCACTGCTCTGTCTGCACGGCCACGTCGACATCGGGCTGTTCGCCACCGACGCCCCGTTCGGCGACCCGGCCGAGCTGCTGGTCGTCCCGGACCACTACGTGACCCGGATGCTGGTCTCCCAGGGCGTCTCCCCCGGCAAGCTCGGCCTGCCGCGCCGGGACGGCAAGCAGAGCGCCGAACCGCGGGAGATCTGGCGCGAGTTCTGCGCCAACTGGCACCTGTTCCTCGGTACGCCGAGCCGGTACTGGCTGGAGCACGAGTTCGCCGAGGTCCTCGGCCTGACCGTGCACCCGTCCGCGGAGACCGCCGACGAGCTGTACGACCAGATCATGGTGCGGCTCGCGGAGCCGGAGTTTCGGCCGCGGGCGCTGCTCGACCGGTTCAACATCGAGCTGATCTCGACCACCGACGCGGCCACCGACGACCTCGCCCAGCACGCGAAGCTCGCCGCGGACCTGCCCGGCCGGGTGGTCCCGACGTTCCGCCCGGACGCGGTCGCGCACGTCGACCGGGACGGCTGGCCGCAGCTGGTCGCGCAGCTGGGCGAGCTGGCCGACGTCGACACCACGACGTACGACGGGTTCCTGCAGGCGCTCCGGCAGCGGCGCCGAAAGTTCATCGAGGCGGGTGCCCGCGCCACGGATCACGGTCACCTGACCGCCGCCGCCGTACCGCTCGGCGACGACCAGGCCGCGCGGATCTACGCGGCCGCGCTGCACAACGAGGTCAAGCCCGAGGACGCGGCGGCGTTCGCCGGCCACATGCTGTACCAGTTCGCGACGATGTCGGCCGAGGACGGGCTGGTCATGCAGCTGCACCCCGGCGTACTGCGGGACCACGACCCGGCGATCTTCGCGACGTACGGCCCGGACCAGGGGCACGACATCCCGGTGGCGACCGAGTTCACCCGGTCGCTGCGGCCGCTGCTGGAGCGGTTCGGGCACGCGGACGGGTTCCGGCTGGTGCTGTTCACCGTCGACGAGACCGTGTACAGCCGGGAGCTCGCGCCACTCGCCGGCGTCTACCCGGCCGTCCGCCTCGGGGCGCCGTGGTGGTTCCTGGACAGTCCGGACGGCATGCGGCGGTTCCGTGAGCTGGTGACCGAGACGGCCGGGTTCTACAACATGTCCGGCTTCGTCGACGACACCCGTGCGTACCTGTCGATTCCCGCGCGGCACGACCTGGCCCGCCGGATCGACGCCGGATACCTGGCGAACCTCGTCGTACAGCACCGGCTGGACGAGGACGACGCGCTGCAGGTCGCGAAGGCGCTCGCGTACGACCTCGCGAAGGACACGTACCTCTCCAACAGGTAG
- a CDS encoding O-antigen ligase family protein, with translation MAALMSSGTLAPPVEGTVENANERPAWFWLMLWCLFVLGVQPWSAAVATPQGTTGSTNSTAKGLLLGAVFLVALAATKPGFRTRVNPASWIYVMYVLFACATAFLLAEPMGPLTRLARFLLGLVFVFLLWRPLVQVPERLVRAHLWAHLLLGATVVLSLAYSPSEAWRPLTSLGTGSRLQGVIIPMLPPRVGEVGAILLGLALIGLVCRKLSVLPGFALIGLGGVLIAASRTRTSAAAVAFGLVIALIVTRRTWLARIACLVVPGLLGLAFLTIGSLHDWLLRGQSTRQISSLSGRTTSWSAVIDEKVSTQTAIIGHGLGNKRVLLTRGEGNVGVMAIDNSWLSLYWETGLLAVAIVALALILAWVSVLRAPTPYVRACGALLLGYVTAASLNESGLSDLSSMTVHLLVAAAICDADRLRQRRRSAAH, from the coding sequence ATGGCTGCGTTGATGTCGTCGGGGACTCTGGCGCCACCCGTCGAGGGCACGGTCGAGAACGCGAACGAGCGACCGGCCTGGTTCTGGCTGATGCTGTGGTGCTTGTTCGTACTCGGCGTCCAGCCGTGGTCGGCCGCGGTCGCGACCCCGCAGGGTACGACGGGATCCACGAACAGCACGGCCAAGGGCCTGCTGCTCGGTGCGGTCTTCCTGGTCGCGCTCGCGGCGACGAAGCCCGGGTTCCGGACCCGGGTGAACCCGGCCAGCTGGATCTACGTCATGTACGTGCTGTTCGCGTGCGCGACGGCGTTCCTGCTGGCCGAGCCGATGGGGCCGCTGACCCGGCTGGCCCGGTTCCTGCTCGGGCTGGTGTTCGTCTTCCTGCTGTGGCGTCCGCTGGTGCAAGTACCGGAGCGGCTGGTCCGCGCGCACCTGTGGGCCCACCTGTTGCTCGGGGCAACCGTCGTACTGAGTCTGGCGTACTCGCCGTCGGAGGCCTGGCGGCCGCTGACCTCGCTCGGCACCGGGTCCCGGCTGCAGGGCGTGATCATCCCGATGCTGCCGCCGCGGGTCGGCGAGGTCGGTGCGATCCTGCTCGGGCTGGCGCTGATCGGGCTGGTCTGCCGGAAGCTGTCCGTGCTGCCCGGGTTCGCGTTGATCGGCCTCGGCGGCGTGCTGATCGCGGCCAGCCGGACCCGTACCTCGGCCGCGGCCGTCGCGTTCGGGCTGGTGATCGCGCTGATCGTCACGCGGAGGACGTGGCTCGCCCGGATCGCCTGCCTCGTCGTACCAGGGCTGCTCGGTCTCGCGTTCCTGACCATCGGGTCGCTGCACGACTGGCTCCTGCGCGGCCAGAGCACCCGGCAGATCAGCTCGCTGAGCGGCCGGACGACCAGCTGGAGCGCGGTCATCGACGAGAAGGTGTCGACCCAGACCGCGATCATCGGCCACGGCCTCGGCAACAAGCGGGTGCTGCTCACCCGCGGCGAGGGCAATGTCGGCGTGATGGCGATCGACAACAGCTGGCTCAGCCTGTACTGGGAGACCGGGCTGCTCGCCGTCGCGATCGTCGCGCTCGCGCTGATCCTCGCGTGGGTGTCGGTGCTGCGCGCGCCGACGCCGTACGTCAGGGCCTGCGGTGCGCTGCTGCTCGGGTACGTGACCGCCGCCTCGCTGAACGAGAGCGGCCTGTCCGACCTGTCCTCGATGACGGTGCACCTGCTGGTGGCGGCCGCGATCTGCGACGCCGACCGGCTCAGGCAGCGGCGACGTTCAGCTGCTCACTGA
- a CDS encoding Wzz/FepE/Etk N-terminal domain-containing protein, translating to MEPGTVVWRETAQSLLRQKWLIMGCVLLGLLGASVFALSQTIRWTASSQLVIGPAVPPALVGKLSAGADKTGPLGMDLPAETQARVMASPTLLAAVVKALGMPNNDQTIQELAAVTRVKAVTDNAYLITTDGPTAQKAVDRANAISTIYLNQRNNEAKALLTNLAEQAQGRSKTATQQSRGLASQIDEAVGRGDSQTAAALRDQRVTLATEARQAADDAAAMLKALSTVGAGSQLVTPATTDTASSSPIVARDILVGGILGLVLGFGLALLRSHLTPYILTRDQAARAASAPVMAASEGHRRRIWQRSAPELPQYEITALGAEASGALARRELNPRAMAGGSPGALLVVSASPTPNSAGIALAMAEANARDGRETLLVLADLEGTPVLPHLTGHEGLTDLVNEPAATRAIRARKLFRPGTVADLYVLPPGLNHEETAEAVGPSLVPGIVADLPPGYSVVVHGPASVGRHGISPLAAAVDASVLVVQVGLDKEMDVARLTGALQFAGAPVLGVVLIGTATQDETLGIPLNYKPLD from the coding sequence ATGGAACCGGGGACTGTGGTCTGGCGGGAGACCGCGCAGTCACTGCTGCGGCAGAAGTGGCTGATCATGGGCTGCGTCCTGCTCGGGCTGCTCGGTGCCTCGGTGTTCGCGCTTTCCCAGACCATCCGCTGGACCGCGTCCAGCCAGCTGGTGATCGGCCCGGCCGTGCCGCCGGCCCTGGTCGGGAAGCTGTCCGCCGGTGCGGACAAGACCGGGCCGCTCGGTATGGACCTGCCGGCCGAGACCCAGGCCCGCGTGATGGCCAGCCCGACGCTGCTCGCCGCGGTGGTGAAGGCGCTCGGCATGCCGAACAACGACCAGACCATCCAGGAGCTGGCCGCGGTGACCCGGGTGAAGGCGGTCACCGACAACGCGTACCTGATCACCACCGACGGCCCGACCGCGCAGAAGGCGGTCGACCGGGCGAACGCGATCTCCACGATCTACCTGAACCAGCGCAACAACGAAGCCAAGGCGCTGCTCACCAACCTGGCGGAGCAGGCGCAAGGACGCTCGAAGACAGCGACCCAGCAGTCGCGCGGACTGGCCAGCCAGATCGACGAGGCCGTCGGCCGGGGCGACAGCCAGACCGCGGCGGCGCTCCGGGACCAGCGGGTCACGCTGGCGACCGAGGCCCGGCAGGCCGCGGACGACGCGGCCGCGATGCTGAAGGCGCTGTCGACGGTCGGCGCCGGCAGCCAGCTCGTGACGCCGGCCACGACCGACACGGCCAGCTCGTCGCCGATCGTTGCCCGCGACATCCTCGTCGGCGGCATCCTCGGCCTGGTGCTCGGCTTCGGTCTCGCGCTGCTCCGCTCGCACCTGACGCCGTACATCCTGACCCGTGACCAGGCGGCGCGGGCCGCGAGTGCTCCGGTGATGGCGGCCTCCGAGGGGCATCGCCGCCGGATCTGGCAGCGGTCGGCCCCGGAGCTTCCGCAGTACGAGATCACCGCGCTCGGCGCCGAGGCGAGCGGTGCGCTGGCGCGGCGCGAGCTGAACCCGCGCGCGATGGCCGGCGGCAGCCCCGGCGCGCTGCTGGTCGTGTCCGCGTCCCCGACCCCGAACTCCGCGGGTATCGCGCTGGCCATGGCCGAGGCGAACGCCCGCGACGGCCGCGAGACCCTGCTGGTCCTCGCCGACCTCGAAGGTACGCCGGTGCTCCCGCACCTCACCGGTCACGAAGGACTCACCGACCTGGTCAACGAGCCGGCCGCCACCCGGGCGATCCGCGCCCGCAAGCTGTTCCGGCCCGGCACCGTCGCGGACCTGTACGTGCTGCCGCCCGGTCTGAACCACGAGGAGACCGCAGAGGCGGTCGGCCCGTCGCTGGTGCCTGGCATCGTCGCGGACCTGCCGCCCGGGTACTCCGTGGTCGTCCACGGCCCGGCCTCCGTCGGGCGGCACGGGATCTCGCCGCTCGCCGCCGCGGTCGACGCCTCGGTGCTGGTGGTCCAGGTCGGTCTCGACAAGGAGATGGACGTCGCGCGGCTGACCGGCGCGCTGCAGTTCGCCGGCGCTCCGGTGCTTGGCGTCGTACTGATCGGCACGGCGACCCAGGACGAGACGCTGGGCATCCCGCTGAACTACAAGCCGCTGGACTGA
- a CDS encoding right-handed parallel beta-helix repeat-containing protein translates to MKTAFLAVVVAGTSLVAVGPLPASSAPITTAPAPGNQQTAGLLPDGQQAVGLLTGDEQTAATPPADGTFRTGPALAPACSGVPISTADDAAAIVDEAPAGTTFCFTAGLHRIRDTIHPKADQVLASDRGAVLTGSVRLNHWTPSYTAPGTTAGTGAGVAWVTTGVLPPTYAQTGQCEDDKANICYFREQVFRDGTHLTRVTSRDKVAPGTFYADYTANAVYLGDTPFGHAIEMASTPTAIEPGGNNVVVRGLTIEHFATPPQSGAVVLGLGWHVYANDIRWNHAVGAMLVNADSAVLEQNRIHDNGQLGVGQYSTLKGTIAANEVSGNNTDGFWIADWESGGIKTTWSSGGSVAGNLIADNLGIGLWSDAYDDSRTFSNNQIVDNAADGIRYEIGRNGVIENNTVSGNGFGTGRGSGTSLWDGGGINVNTSSNVQVRDNIVANNVNGISIQSRTRGSGPWGQNLLRGIVVSGNQVTMRGGTTATGMVQNSGAAIPAGAVTLNDNVYILDSLTADRFQKTGQWYTAKQWQATGQDTSSIFTLGRAVLNATGILTILPTDG, encoded by the coding sequence ATGAAGACCGCATTTCTGGCAGTCGTTGTCGCCGGCACCAGTCTGGTTGCCGTCGGCCCACTACCCGCGAGCAGCGCACCGATCACGACCGCCCCGGCACCCGGAAACCAGCAGACCGCCGGTTTGCTGCCCGACGGTCAACAGGCTGTCGGATTGTTGACAGGAGACGAGCAGACCGCCGCCACGCCGCCGGCCGACGGGACGTTCCGGACCGGGCCGGCGCTCGCGCCCGCGTGCAGCGGCGTACCGATCAGCACCGCTGACGACGCCGCCGCGATCGTCGACGAGGCACCGGCTGGTACGACGTTCTGCTTCACCGCCGGCCTGCACCGGATCCGCGACACGATCCACCCGAAGGCCGACCAGGTGCTCGCCAGCGACCGCGGAGCCGTTCTCACCGGTTCGGTCCGCCTCAACCACTGGACCCCGTCGTACACCGCACCTGGCACCACCGCCGGCACCGGCGCCGGCGTTGCATGGGTGACCACCGGGGTACTTCCGCCGACGTACGCACAGACCGGGCAGTGCGAGGACGACAAGGCGAACATCTGCTACTTCCGCGAGCAGGTGTTCCGCGACGGCACACACCTGACCCGGGTGACGTCCCGCGACAAGGTTGCCCCCGGCACCTTCTACGCGGACTACACGGCGAACGCCGTCTACCTCGGCGACACCCCGTTCGGCCACGCAATCGAGATGGCGAGTACGCCGACCGCGATCGAGCCCGGCGGGAACAACGTGGTCGTCCGCGGGCTGACGATCGAGCACTTCGCCACTCCCCCGCAGTCCGGCGCCGTGGTCCTCGGGCTCGGGTGGCACGTGTACGCGAACGACATCCGCTGGAACCACGCCGTCGGCGCGATGCTGGTGAACGCGGACAGCGCCGTCCTCGAGCAGAACCGGATCCACGACAACGGCCAGCTCGGCGTCGGGCAGTACAGCACGCTGAAGGGCACGATCGCCGCGAACGAGGTCAGCGGCAACAACACCGACGGCTTCTGGATCGCCGACTGGGAGTCCGGCGGGATCAAGACCACCTGGTCCTCCGGCGGCTCGGTGGCCGGCAATCTGATTGCAGACAATCTGGGCATCGGGCTGTGGAGTGACGCGTACGACGACAGCCGGACGTTCAGCAACAATCAGATTGTCGACAATGCGGCGGACGGCATCCGCTACGAGATCGGCCGCAACGGCGTGATCGAGAACAACACGGTCAGCGGCAACGGGTTCGGCACCGGGCGCGGCTCCGGTACGTCGCTGTGGGACGGCGGCGGGATCAACGTCAACACGTCGTCGAACGTCCAGGTCCGCGACAACATCGTGGCGAACAACGTGAACGGGATCTCGATCCAGTCCCGGACCCGCGGCTCCGGCCCGTGGGGCCAGAACCTGCTCCGCGGCATCGTTGTCTCCGGCAACCAGGTGACGATGCGCGGCGGCACCACCGCGACCGGGATGGTCCAGAACTCCGGTGCGGCGATCCCCGCCGGCGCAGTCACCCTCAACGACAACGTCTACATCCTCGACAGTCTGACCGCGGATCGCTTCCAGAAGACCGGCCAGTGGTACACCGCCAAACAGTGGCAGGCCACCGGCCAGGACACCTCCAGCATCTTCACCCTCGGCAGAGCGGTCCTGAACGCCACCGGCATCCTCACCATCCTGCCGACAGACGGCTGA
- a CDS encoding DUF222 domain-containing protein: MDVLDVLNGRQVALTNHEPLPALDELDADINRRQALRLQVIARIEDTGHAQEPGARDTVELLALRHRHDRAEASRDVRLARALPRYAKVDNARQHPQPPTKHPTPTTG; encoded by the coding sequence ATGGATGTTCTCGATGTTCTGAACGGGCGGCAGGTGGCGTTGACCAACCACGAGCCCCTGCCCGCCCTCGACGAACTCGACGCCGACATCAACCGCCGGCAAGCACTCCGCCTCCAGGTCATCGCCCGCATCGAAGACACCGGCCACGCCCAGGAGCCCGGCGCCCGCGACACCGTCGAACTCCTCGCCCTCCGCCACCGCCACGACCGCGCCGAAGCATCCCGCGACGTCCGCCTCGCCCGCGCACTCCCGAGGTACGCCAAAGTCGACAACGCCCGCCAGCACCCCCAGCCACCCACCAAACACCCCACGCCGACCACCGGGTGA
- a CDS encoding right-handed parallel beta-helix repeat-containing protein: MRRGAVAAAGAAVLLLAGCSSKDAGPEPTNGRTVTVTVPTAPPAAAAAVLGPTGPGTAKPCSGTALPVGTDPQPIIDAAPEATTFCFAKGLHRLTRAIQPRKGDTLGGEPGAVLSGAVRLTGWKRTGTSWALTGVLPPTYPLKGQCEDNTTNPCQRGEQLYVDGKHLARVMSLPQVKPGTFYGDYNTNTLYVGDDPDGHLTEMSRTQTAIANTAEDVTVTGLTIEHFASRPQAGALQAGTGWKVLSNEVRWNHAVGIMVIEGDHAEVTRNTVADNGQLGIGQYRSADVRISANLVARNNTDGFWIADWESGGIKSTRSSGEVSGNDIVANRGVGMWSDIAEYDRRITGNRIRDNAADGIRYEISYTGVIDQNVVEHNGFGTGRGSGGTLWDGGGINVNTSSDVQVRGNLVKDNRNALSIQSRTRGDGPRGTYVLRNVLIEGNLIVMTNPSSTLGVVENKNSPTQPGAITFRRNSYQGADRFAYHGKSLTWSEWQQSGFDQDSVSS; this comes from the coding sequence ATGAGGCGTGGGGCCGTCGCGGCAGCTGGTGCCGCGGTGCTGTTGCTGGCTGGCTGCTCAAGCAAAGACGCAGGACCCGAGCCCACCAACGGCCGGACCGTGACGGTAACCGTCCCCACCGCTCCCCCGGCCGCGGCCGCCGCCGTACTCGGACCGACAGGCCCGGGTACGGCGAAGCCCTGCAGCGGAACGGCGCTCCCGGTCGGCACCGACCCGCAGCCGATCATCGACGCCGCCCCCGAAGCCACGACGTTCTGCTTCGCGAAAGGCCTGCACCGACTCACCCGGGCGATCCAGCCACGCAAGGGCGACACCCTGGGCGGCGAACCAGGCGCAGTACTGAGCGGTGCCGTCCGCCTCACCGGCTGGAAGCGGACCGGGACAAGCTGGGCCTTAACAGGCGTCCTGCCCCCGACGTACCCGCTCAAGGGCCAGTGCGAGGACAACACGACGAACCCCTGCCAACGAGGCGAGCAGCTGTACGTCGACGGCAAGCACCTGGCCCGGGTGATGAGCCTGCCCCAGGTGAAGCCCGGCACGTTCTACGGCGACTACAACACCAACACCCTGTACGTCGGTGACGACCCGGACGGGCACCTCACCGAGATGTCGCGCACCCAGACCGCCATCGCGAACACGGCCGAGGACGTGACCGTCACCGGGCTGACGATCGAGCACTTCGCGAGCCGCCCTCAGGCCGGCGCACTGCAGGCCGGCACCGGCTGGAAGGTGCTGTCGAACGAGGTCCGCTGGAACCACGCCGTCGGGATCATGGTGATCGAGGGCGACCACGCCGAGGTCACCCGGAACACCGTCGCCGACAACGGGCAGCTCGGCATCGGGCAGTACCGGTCCGCGGACGTCCGGATCAGCGCGAACCTCGTCGCCCGCAACAACACCGACGGGTTCTGGATCGCGGACTGGGAGTCCGGCGGGATCAAGTCCACCCGGTCCTCCGGCGAGGTGAGCGGCAACGACATCGTCGCGAACCGGGGCGTCGGGATGTGGAGCGACATCGCGGAGTACGACCGCCGGATCACCGGGAACCGGATCCGCGACAACGCGGCCGACGGCATCCGGTACGAGATCAGCTACACCGGTGTGATCGACCAGAACGTCGTCGAGCACAACGGGTTCGGCACGGGCCGCGGCTCCGGCGGCACGCTCTGGGACGGCGGCGGCATCAACGTCAACACGTCGTCCGACGTACAGGTCCGCGGCAATCTCGTCAAGGACAACCGGAACGCGCTGTCGATCCAGTCCCGGACCCGGGGCGACGGGCCGCGCGGTACGTACGTACTGCGGAACGTGCTGATCGAGGGCAACCTGATCGTGATGACGAACCCGTCGTCGACGCTCGGCGTGGTGGAGAACAAGAATTCGCCGACGCAGCCCGGGGCGATCACCTTCCGCCGGAACAGCTACCAGGGCGCCGATCGCTTCGCGTACCACGGCAAGTCGCTGACCTGGTCCGAGTGGCAGCAGTCCGGCTTCGACCAGGACTCAGTGAGCAGCTGA
- a CDS encoding LacI family DNA-binding transcriptional regulator — protein MAATIRDVARLAGVSASTVSRALSLPEMVNAATRARVAAAVEQLGYEPNRAARGLITGRTGTIGLVVPDLANPFFAGVAKGVQARARRHDVAVFVADTDEDPAAESGLVRALAKQVDGVVLCSPRGTDDELAAIAQDTTVVLVNRAAAGLPGINYDNEDGMRQAVAHLVALGHRRIAWVGGPASSWSTQHRGVGLRNAVQALHVELAPVGNFAPTYEGGMAAADQVVATGATAVIAYNDLVAIGLLARLHSRGISVPGDLSVVGVDDIAMSRMARPALTTVRMPKQEAGRLAVELLLSLLDDPDAAAAGTVPAAATYEDLHGELIVRDSTGPALGRPGA, from the coding sequence GTGGCGGCGACGATTCGGGATGTGGCACGGCTGGCCGGTGTGTCGGCGTCCACGGTGTCCCGTGCGCTCTCGCTGCCGGAGATGGTCAACGCCGCCACCAGGGCCCGCGTGGCCGCGGCCGTCGAGCAGCTCGGGTACGAGCCGAACCGAGCCGCCCGCGGCCTGATCACCGGCCGCACCGGGACCATCGGCCTGGTGGTGCCGGATCTGGCCAACCCGTTCTTCGCCGGCGTCGCCAAGGGCGTGCAGGCGCGTGCCCGCCGCCACGACGTCGCGGTGTTCGTCGCCGACACCGACGAGGACCCGGCCGCCGAGTCGGGCCTGGTCCGGGCGCTCGCCAAGCAGGTCGACGGCGTCGTCCTGTGCTCACCCCGCGGCACGGACGACGAGCTGGCCGCGATCGCTCAGGACACCACGGTCGTCCTGGTCAACCGCGCCGCAGCGGGGCTGCCCGGGATCAACTACGACAACGAGGACGGGATGCGGCAGGCCGTCGCGCACCTCGTTGCCCTCGGCCACCGCCGGATCGCCTGGGTCGGCGGGCCGGCCTCGTCGTGGTCGACCCAGCACCGCGGCGTCGGCCTCCGGAACGCGGTCCAGGCGCTGCACGTCGAGCTCGCACCGGTCGGCAACTTCGCGCCGACGTACGAGGGCGGTATGGCCGCCGCCGACCAGGTCGTCGCGACCGGCGCGACCGCGGTGATCGCCTACAACGACCTGGTCGCGATCGGCCTGCTGGCCCGGCTGCACAGCCGCGGCATCTCGGTGCCCGGGGACCTGAGCGTGGTCGGCGTCGACGACATCGCGATGTCCCGGATGGCCCGGCCGGCGCTGACCACGGTCCGGATGCCGAAGCAGGAGGCCGGCCGGTTGGCCGTCGAGCTCCTGCTCTCCCTCCTCGACGACCCGGATGCTGCGGCGGCCGGGACGGTTCCGGCGGCCGCGACGTACGAGGACCTGCACGGGGAACTGATCGTCCGGGATTCCACCGGACCAGCACTCGGAAGGCCCGGCGCCTGA